From the uncultured Methanobrevibacter sp. genome, one window contains:
- a CDS encoding DUF2299 domain-containing protein, whose amino-acid sequence MIDEQDVKNWLTDEGIFREKAVDDNADFHFVIEFPKDNVMDIVKPKGKDTIVIGCATQVAPEHINLMQSASPKDKSKFLFDVSTSLNMFLVDYELKVDQDILQQFVVTDNIYEDGLTKDNLYKTIKKVFKSKLHCIMLLNYDFGNSTPDISKSHNENSMFV is encoded by the coding sequence ATGATTGATGAACAAGATGTTAAAAATTGGTTAACTGATGAAGGTATTTTCAGAGAAAAAGCTGTAGATGATAATGCAGATTTTCACTTTGTTATTGAATTTCCTAAAGATAATGTAATGGATATTGTTAAGCCTAAAGGAAAAGATACTATTGTAATAGGCTGTGCAACTCAAGTAGCACCTGAACATATTAATTTAATGCAAAGTGCATCTCCTAAAGATAAATCTAAATTTTTATTTGATGTAAGTACTAGTTTAAACATGTTTTTAGTTGATTATGAATTGAAAGTTGATCAGGATATTTTACAGCAATTTGTTGTTACTGATAATATTTATGAAGATGGATTAACTAAAGATAATTTATATAAAACTATTAAAAAAGTCTTTAAATCTAAATTACATTGTATAATGTTACTTAATTATGATTTTGGAAATTCTACACCTGATATTTCAAAATCACACAATGAAAACAGTATGTTTGTTTAA
- a CDS encoding cobalt-precorrin 5A hydrolase: MKIAIISVSKKGYDLSFHLKELLDKDSTIISTDIYYKDIKNTIKLLFYEYDAIIAIMASGILIRSIAPLIQSKVSDPAILNIDENGKFVISTLSGHLGGANKLTSKVAELLNALPVITTATDVNKKLGIDVLAKDLYLSIKNPKEILHFNKAILNGEEIVFLLNSSGNYDFLFDYFNKNTLEIDVSIEFTSQINTDEIHVFYKNHKLIMTIETIVMGIGCKKGKSKNDILIGVNKTLNDLNISKNRLTFLASGEVKKNEQGILDLSDELNIPVKFVDMDKLKLFTSNEIHESEFVKSKFGVGSVSEASALITAGFDSKLIYKKTPFNGVTIALAISKKD, translated from the coding sequence ATGAAAATAGCTATTATTTCAGTTTCAAAAAAAGGTTATGATTTATCTTTTCATTTAAAAGAGCTTTTAGATAAAGACTCAACTATTATTTCAACTGATATTTATTATAAAGATATTAAAAATACTATTAAATTATTATTTTATGAATATGATGCAATTATAGCTATTATGGCTTCAGGGATATTAATAAGAAGTATTGCTCCTTTAATTCAATCAAAAGTCAGTGATCCTGCTATTTTAAACATTGATGAAAATGGGAAATTTGTAATAAGTACATTATCTGGTCATTTAGGTGGAGCTAATAAACTTACTTCAAAAGTTGCTGAATTATTAAATGCACTACCTGTAATTACAACTGCAACTGATGTTAATAAAAAATTAGGTATTGATGTTTTAGCTAAAGATTTGTATTTATCTATTAAAAATCCAAAAGAAATTTTACATTTTAATAAAGCTATTTTAAATGGTGAAGAAATAGTATTTCTACTTAATAGCAGTGGAAATTATGATTTTTTATTTGATTATTTTAATAAAAATACACTTGAAATTGATGTGTCAATTGAATTTACCAGTCAAATTAATACAGATGAAATACATGTCTTCTATAAAAATCATAAATTAATAATGACTATTGAAACTATAGTTATGGGTATTGGCTGTAAGAAAGGCAAATCAAAAAATGATATTTTAATAGGAGTTAATAAAACTTTAAATGATTTAAATATTTCTAAAAACAGATTAACTTTTTTAGCTTCTGGTGAAGTTAAGAAAAATGAACAGGGCATACTTGATTTAAGTGATGAATTAAATATTCCAGTTAAATTTGTTGATATGGATAAATTAAAATTATTTACATCAAATGAAATTCATGAATCTGAATTTGTGAAATCTAAGTTTGGTGTAGGTAGTGTTTCTGAGGCATCTGCTTTAATTACTGCAGGATTTGATTCAAAGTTAATTTATAAAAAAACACCTTTTAATGGTGTTACAATAGCTTTAGCTATTTCAAAAAAAGATTAA
- a CDS encoding UPF0147 family protein gives MSNQTIDEVSEILEYIMENNTVPRNIREAAQESNELLHDESQDQSVKISTVLTKLDEISNDPNIPVHARTLIWEVLSKLESI, from the coding sequence ATGTCTAATCAGACAATTGATGAAGTATCAGAAATTTTAGAATATATAATGGAGAATAACACAGTTCCACGTAATATAAGAGAGGCAGCACAAGAATCTAATGAATTGTTACATGATGAAAGTCAAGATCAGTCAGTAAAAATCAGTACTGTATTAACTAAATTAGATGAAATTAGTAATGATCCTAATATACCAGTACATGCAAGAACTTTAATTTGGGAAGTTCTTTCTAAATTAGAATCAATCTAA
- a CDS encoding Met repressor, translated as MSDISKTTINMPVDLKKELKKIAIDKDTSLSGLILDIITEYVESGSKTESQQTEDSY; from the coding sequence ATGTCAGATATAAGTAAAACAACTATAAATATGCCTGTAGATTTGAAAAAAGAATTAAAAAAAATAGCAATTGATAAAGATACTTCTTTATCTGGTTTAATTTTAGATATTATAACTGAATATGTTGAATCAGGAAGTAAAACAGAATCTCAACAAACCGAAGATTCATATTAA
- a CDS encoding cobalamin biosynthesis protein has translation MLHNIDFINNLYFTYSNINFTFNILIFILLSLLLAIFIDIIYGELPTKIHPVVLIGSLISFFKNRFIKINNKWSGFLLTLFVCSISSVILIILLYLFSFNIIIFYLIFTIILSSTFSIKMLLDTAKNIEKDLKEDINKARQNVSYLVSRNTDELTESFIVSATIESLSENITDSYISPVFYFMILSILGIFIHSYNFLFILLLIPFNYRIFNTLDAMVGYKTDELINIGFVPAKIDDILNYIPARISGLFVVLSAWILKFNYKNSYKIMKRDARNCPSPNSGFTMATTAGALDIQLIKIDTYILGDNNKNIEINDINKAVKLSNLTILLFTLAIVIFTIILYVIL, from the coding sequence ATGTTACATAATATTGATTTTATAAATAATTTATATTTTACTTATAGTAATATTAACTTTACATTTAATATATTAATATTTATATTATTATCATTATTATTAGCTATTTTTATAGATATTATATATGGAGAGCTTCCAACTAAAATTCACCCAGTTGTTTTAATAGGATCATTAATTTCATTTTTCAAAAACAGATTTATAAAAATAAACAATAAATGGTCTGGTTTTCTTTTAACATTATTTGTGTGTAGTATTTCAAGTGTAATATTAATTATATTACTTTATTTATTTTCATTTAATATAATTATATTTTATTTAATATTTACAATAATATTATCTTCAACATTTTCAATTAAAATGCTATTAGACACAGCTAAAAACATTGAAAAGGATTTAAAAGAAGATATTAACAAAGCAAGACAAAATGTTTCCTATTTAGTAAGCAGAAATACAGATGAATTAACTGAAAGTTTCATAGTTTCTGCAACTATTGAAAGTTTAAGTGAAAATATTACTGATTCATATATTTCACCAGTATTTTATTTTATGATTTTAAGTATTCTAGGTATATTTATTCATTCATATAATTTTTTATTTATTTTACTTTTAATTCCATTTAATTATAGGATATTCAATACACTTGATGCAATGGTAGGTTATAAAACTGATGAATTAATTAATATTGGTTTTGTTCCAGCTAAAATAGATGATATTCTAAATTATATTCCTGCAAGAATAAGTGGATTATTCGTTGTTTTATCTGCATGGATTTTAAAATTCAATTATAAAAATAGTTATAAAATAATGAAAAGAGATGCTAGAAATTGTCCAAGTCCAAATTCCGGTTTTACAATGGCAACAACAGCCGGAGCCTTAGATATTCAATTAATTAAAATTGATACTTATATTTTAGGAGACAACAATAAAAACATTGAAATTAATGATATAAATAAAGCAGTTAAATTATCAAATTTAACAATATTATTATTTACACTTGCAATTGTTATCTTTACAATTATATTATATGTGATATTATGA
- a CDS encoding class II aldolase/adducin family protein, whose product MERNIEEIINVSDYLYNNKLVAGKAGNVSARFKGEDGDVIAITPTLKSLHKLNEEDIVLVDLEGNLLTKGKPSSEVNLHLEIYKKREDVNGIVHTHSPYATGFAFSSKRIKRHEGFGAINTPYLEDIEYEAPGSIKLAKDASKAIGDEDVLILKQHGVLCVGDSLKEACLLAAFVEETAKTQFITYMLNSTEDLI is encoded by the coding sequence ATGGAAAGAAATATTGAAGAAATTATTAATGTTTCAGATTATCTTTATAACAATAAACTTGTTGCAGGTAAAGCTGGAAATGTTAGTGCTAGATTTAAAGGAGAAGATGGTGACGTAATAGCTATTACTCCTACTTTAAAATCATTGCATAAGTTAAATGAAGAAGATATTGTTTTAGTAGATTTGGAAGGTAATTTATTAACAAAAGGTAAACCTTCTTCTGAAGTTAATCTTCATTTAGAAATTTATAAAAAAAGAGAAGATGTAAATGGAATTGTCCATACTCATTCACCATATGCAACAGGATTTGCATTTTCTTCAAAAAGAATAAAAAGACATGAAGGTTTTGGAGCTATTAACACACCATATTTAGAAGACATTGAATATGAAGCTCCTGGAAGTATAAAATTAGCTAAAGATGCATCTAAGGCAATTGGAGATGAAGATGTTTTAATTTTAAAACAGCATGGTGTTTTATGTGTTGGTGACAGTTTAAAAGAAGCTTGTTTACTTGCAGCTTTCGTTGAAGAAACAGCTAAAACACAATTCATAACATATATGTTAAATTCAACAGAAGATTTAATATGA